In Helianthus annuus cultivar XRQ/B chromosome 9, HanXRQr2.0-SUNRISE, whole genome shotgun sequence, the following are encoded in one genomic region:
- the LOC118482212 gene encoding uncharacterized protein LOC118482212 yields MARSYYFIINVLLHLTLLSIHTLARPVNIVKPIGYSDYFGNIKNSGPSSGGKGHDLINDDILGGIKNSGPSPGGKGHGFTDAESLENVNYSGRSLGGKGHEFPIVDSLANIKNSGPSPRGKGHELTNDNILGDIKNSSPSPGGKGHGFPDAESLENINYSGPSIGEKGHEFSIVDTFANIKNSGPSAGGKRHDLINDDILGDIKNSGPSPGGKGHGFPDAESLENINYSGPTIGGKGHESLTVDSFVNIKNSGPSPGGKGHGMIDDHILGDIKNSGPSPGGKGHGFSYAKSLGNIKSSGPSAWKKEHEFPTGVKTLWSIFKSGTNQGRKDHSFSINLWNVKNSGPSPGGKGH; encoded by the coding sequence ATGGCAAGAAGTTACTACTTTATCATCAATGTTCTTTTGCATCTCACCTTATTAAGCATACACACATTGGCTCGGCCAGTCAATATTGTCAAGCCAATCGGCTATTCTGATTATTTTGGGAATATCAAGAACTCGGGTCCTAGTTCTGGAGGAAAGGGACACGACTTGATCAATGATGATATTCTTGGGGGCATTAAGAACTCCGGTCCAAGTCCAGGTGGCAAGGGACATGGATTTACTGATGCTGAATCTCTTGAGAATGTTAACTACTCAGGTCGAAGTTTAGGAGGAAAGGGGCATGAGTTTCCCATTGTTGATTCTTTAGCGAATATCAAGAACTCAGGTCCTAGTCCTAGAGGAAAGGGACATGAGTTGACCAATGATAATATTCTTGGGGATATCAAGAACTCTAGTCCAAGTCCTGGTGGCAAGGGACATGGATTTCCTGATGCTGAATCTTTAGAGAACATTAATTACTCAGGTCCAAGTATAGGCGAAAAGGGGCACGAGTTTTCCATTGTTGATACTTTTGCTAATATTAAGAACTCAGGCCCTAGTGCTGGAGGAAAGAGGCACGACTTGATCAATGATGATATTCTTGGGGACATTAAGAACTCCGGTCCAAGTCCAGGTGGCAAGGGACATGGATTTCCCGATGCTGAATCTCTTGAGAATATTAATTACTCAGGTCCAACTATAGGCGGAAAGGGACATGAGTCTCTAACCGTTGATTCTTTCGTTAATATTAAGAACTCTGGTCCTAGTCCTGGAGGAAAGGGACACGGCATGATCGATGATCATATTCTTGGGGATATTAAGAACTCTGGTCCAAGTCCAGGTGGCAAGGGACATGGATTTTCTTACGCCAAATCTCTTGGTAACATTAAGAGCTCAGGTCCAAGTGCATGGAAAAAGGAACATGAGTTTCCTACTGGTGTTAAAACACTTTGGAGTATCTTCAAATCAGGTACTAATCAAGGAAGAAAGGATCATAGTTTTAGTATAAATTTGTGGAATGTGAAGAACTCAGGTCCAAGTCCTGGAGGAAAGGGACATTAA